From one Mycolicibacterium sp. HK-90 genomic stretch:
- a CDS encoding carboxylesterase/lipase family protein has product MHERTVRAKISTGIVEGFTQDGVHRWRSIPYAKPPVGPLRLRAPEPAEPWPGVRYCHGFGYCAPQQRRYTLVGVGKHQPMSEDCLTLNVVAPEKPRTRGADDADADGPLPVMFFVHGGGYILGSSATPVYDGAALARRGCVFVSVNYRLGMLGCVELSSLSTPGHPIDDNLFLRDLVLALRWVRDNIAVFGGDPENVTIFGESAGAHAVATLLAVPEAEGLFAQVISESPASGMVSSADAAARLAGQLAEMISPGGGSAAAALKSARPAELGRALEALIARGQTDMPGAFPVGPTFGTEYLPVDPVTSMAEGRAHRVPLIVGNNADEGRLFTRFLQLLPTNEPMIEKLFSATDPEERRRIVAAYPDYPSSAACVRLGGDFAFASATWQIAEAHSRHAPTFVYRYDYAPRTLHWAGLGATHAMELLAVFDTFHTTYGALLTAVGDRRSARKVSRDVQRRWREFTRSGTPGPGWPSYDVGDRAVYVFDRQPRVEYDPRSERRKAWEGFTLAER; this is encoded by the coding sequence ATGCACGAACGGACTGTCCGGGCAAAGATCAGCACCGGCATCGTCGAGGGGTTCACGCAAGACGGCGTACATCGTTGGCGCTCCATCCCTTACGCCAAGCCGCCGGTCGGGCCCCTGCGGCTACGGGCGCCGGAGCCGGCCGAACCGTGGCCCGGGGTGCGCTACTGCCACGGGTTCGGTTACTGCGCGCCGCAGCAACGCCGCTACACGCTTGTCGGCGTCGGCAAGCACCAGCCGATGAGCGAGGACTGTCTGACGCTCAATGTGGTGGCGCCGGAAAAGCCGCGCACGCGAGGAGCAGATGACGCGGATGCCGACGGTCCATTGCCGGTGATGTTCTTCGTGCACGGCGGCGGTTACATCCTGGGCAGCTCGGCGACTCCCGTCTACGACGGCGCCGCACTGGCCCGTCGCGGCTGCGTGTTCGTCTCGGTCAACTACCGGCTCGGCATGCTCGGCTGCGTCGAACTGTCCTCGCTGTCGACACCGGGGCATCCGATCGACGACAACTTGTTCCTGCGTGATCTGGTGTTGGCGCTGCGTTGGGTCCGCGACAACATCGCGGTGTTCGGCGGAGACCCGGAGAACGTGACGATCTTCGGCGAGAGCGCCGGTGCGCACGCCGTCGCGACCCTGCTGGCGGTACCCGAAGCCGAAGGGCTGTTCGCGCAGGTGATCTCGGAGAGCCCGGCCAGCGGCATGGTCAGCTCCGCCGATGCGGCCGCCCGGCTGGCGGGTCAACTTGCCGAAATGATCAGTCCCGGTGGGGGATCGGCGGCTGCCGCGCTCAAGTCCGCCCGGCCCGCCGAGCTGGGCCGGGCCCTGGAGGCACTGATCGCCCGCGGCCAGACGGACATGCCGGGCGCGTTCCCGGTCGGGCCGACGTTCGGCACCGAGTATCTGCCGGTCGATCCGGTGACCTCGATGGCCGAGGGCAGGGCACACCGCGTTCCGCTGATCGTGGGCAACAATGCCGACGAGGGGCGGTTGTTCACCCGGTTCCTGCAATTGCTGCCGACCAACGAGCCGATGATCGAGAAGTTGTTCTCCGCCACGGATCCCGAGGAGCGTCGCCGGATCGTCGCGGCCTATCCGGACTATCCGAGCAGTGCCGCCTGTGTGCGTCTCGGTGGCGACTTCGCGTTCGCCTCGGCCACCTGGCAGATCGCCGAGGCGCACAGTCGGCACGCGCCCACGTTCGTGTATCGCTACGACTATGCGCCTCGGACCCTGCACTGGGCGGGGCTGGGGGCGACCCACGCGATGGAACTGCTGGCCGTGTTCGACACGTTCCACACCACGTACGGCGCCTTGCTGACCGCCGTGGGCGACCGCCGGTCGGCCCGGAAGGTCAGCCGCGATGTGCAGCGGCGGTGGCGGGAGTTCACCCGGAGCGGGACACCGGGACCGGGTTGGCCGTCCTACGACGTCGGCGACCGGGCGGTGTACGTCTTCGATCGGCAGCCGCGGGTCGAGTACGACCCCCGCTCCGAGCGGCGAAAGGCCTGGGAAGGGTTCACCCTGGCCGAGCGCTGA
- the rbpA gene encoding RNA polymerase-binding protein RbpA, with the protein MADRVLRGSRLGAVSYETDRNHDLAPRQVARYRTENGEEFDVPFADDAEIPGTWLCRNGLEGTLIEGDVPEPKKVKPPRTHWDMLLERRSVEELEELLKERLDLIKTKRRGS; encoded by the coding sequence ATGGCTGATCGTGTCCTGCGAGGCAGTCGCCTCGGAGCCGTGAGCTACGAGACCGACCGCAACCACGACCTGGCGCCGCGTCAGGTTGCCCGCTACCGCACCGAGAACGGCGAGGAGTTCGACGTCCCGTTCGCCGACGACGCCGAGATCCCCGGCACCTGGCTGTGCCGCAACGGGCTCGAGGGCACCCTCATCGAGGGTGACGTGCCCGAGCCCAAGAAGGTCAAGCCGCCGCGTACCCACTGGGACATGCTGCTGGAGCGTCGCTCCGTCGAGGAGCTCGAAGAGCTGCTCAAGGAGCGCCTCGACCTGATCAAGACCAAGCGCCGGGGTAGCTGA
- a CDS encoding polyprenol monophosphomannose synthase, with protein MTVPGDGARPQDGERPSQRTLVIIPTYNERENLPLIVGRVHHSTPEVHILVVDDGSPDGTGQLADELALADPDRVHVMHRTSKAGLGAAYLAGFAWGLGRGYSVLVEMDADGSHAPEELNRLLDAVDAGADLAIGSRYVSGGTVRNWPVRRLVLSKTANTYSRLLLGVGIHDITAGYRAYRREVLEKIDLSAVDSKGYCFQIDLTWRAINNGFKVVEVPITFTERELGVSKMSGSNIREAMFKVAEWGIRGRLDRARGVVR; from the coding sequence ATGACAGTCCCTGGTGACGGAGCGCGCCCCCAGGACGGTGAACGCCCGAGTCAGCGCACCCTGGTGATCATTCCGACCTACAACGAGCGGGAGAACCTGCCGCTGATCGTCGGGCGCGTGCATCACTCCACTCCCGAGGTACACATCCTCGTCGTCGACGACGGTAGCCCCGACGGCACCGGCCAGTTGGCCGACGAGCTGGCTCTCGCCGACCCGGATCGGGTGCACGTGATGCACCGGACCAGCAAAGCGGGCCTCGGTGCGGCGTATCTGGCCGGTTTTGCCTGGGGCCTGGGACGCGGGTACTCGGTTCTGGTCGAGATGGACGCCGACGGCAGCCACGCTCCCGAGGAACTGAACCGGCTGCTGGACGCCGTCGACGCCGGGGCCGACCTGGCCATCGGTTCTCGGTATGTCTCCGGCGGCACGGTGCGCAACTGGCCCGTCCGCCGGTTGGTCCTGTCGAAGACCGCCAACACCTACTCGCGGCTTCTTCTGGGCGTCGGCATCCACGACATCACCGCCGGGTACCGCGCCTACCGGCGCGAGGTGCTCGAGAAGATCGACCTGTCCGCGGTGGACTCCAAGGGCTACTGCTTCCAGATCGACCTGACCTGGCGCGCCATCAACAACGGGTTCAAGGTCGTCGAGGTGCCCATCACGTTCACCGAACGTGAGCTCGGGGTCTCGAAGATGAGTGGTTCCAACATCCGTGAGGCGATGTTCAAGGTCGCGGAGTGGGGCATTCGCGGACGCTTGGACCGTGCCAGGGGCGTGGTGCGCTGA
- the lnt gene encoding apolipoprotein N-acyltransferase gives MATDRPSARGRSGPPRPGPNEVTDVIPAVEDDELAELDELDDEAFGELDEDVTGDPVADIDPDDDPDDRGYRLTADGTPDRWSVVTRRASRFGKATAARWAQLSAAVGGGLALCLSYPPTGWWWAAFVGVALLGWVLTLRSTTRAGGFGYGFLFGLAFYVPLLPWISGLVGAVPWLALSAVEALFCGLFGLSAVVVRRLPGWPVWFAALWVTQEWLKSTVPFGGFPWGVVGFGQTGGPLLPIARWGGAPLLSFAVVLVGFCVTLLVLEIVQWWKHGHKPGFPAPAVMLPGLSITAVLLATALLWPQVRHSGIGAGDEQTVTVAAVQGNVPRLGLDFNSQRRAVLDNHVKETQRLADDVRAGKAAQPMFVVWPENASDIDPLTNADAAAQITAAADAIGAPILVGSVTQADGYTRDNPVANNTVIVWDPEHGPGERHDKKIVQPFGEYLPWRGFFKHLSSYADRAGYFVPGEGNGVVHAAGVPIGVTTCWEVIFDRAARESVLSGAQVLTVPTNNATFDANMSAQQLAFGKLRAVEHDRYVVVAGTTGISAVIAPDGRELARTEFFEPAYLDSQVRLKTELTPATEWGPALQVVLVTLGLGAIVAALSMSILHNGGFVQRMLRRRTGEGPRR, from the coding sequence ATGGCCACTGATCGCCCCTCGGCCAGAGGCAGATCGGGCCCGCCGCGGCCGGGACCGAACGAGGTCACCGACGTGATCCCCGCCGTCGAGGACGACGAGCTGGCCGAACTCGACGAGCTCGACGACGAGGCGTTCGGGGAACTGGACGAGGACGTCACCGGCGACCCGGTCGCTGACATCGACCCCGACGACGACCCGGACGATCGCGGGTATCGCCTGACCGCTGACGGCACCCCGGACCGCTGGTCGGTGGTGACCCGCCGGGCCTCGCGATTCGGTAAGGCCACCGCGGCGCGGTGGGCGCAGCTGAGTGCGGCGGTCGGTGGGGGACTGGCGTTGTGCCTGAGCTATCCACCGACCGGCTGGTGGTGGGCGGCTTTTGTCGGCGTGGCGTTGCTCGGCTGGGTCCTGACCCTGCGATCGACCACCCGGGCCGGCGGCTTCGGCTACGGCTTCCTGTTCGGCCTGGCGTTCTATGTCCCGCTGCTGCCCTGGATCAGCGGTTTGGTCGGGGCGGTGCCGTGGCTCGCCCTGTCCGCGGTGGAGGCCTTGTTCTGCGGGCTCTTCGGCCTGTCGGCGGTCGTGGTCCGGAGATTGCCGGGTTGGCCGGTGTGGTTCGCCGCGTTGTGGGTCACCCAGGAGTGGCTCAAATCGACCGTGCCGTTCGGTGGATTCCCTTGGGGTGTGGTCGGATTCGGTCAGACCGGAGGGCCGCTGCTGCCGATCGCGCGGTGGGGCGGTGCGCCGTTGCTGTCGTTCGCGGTGGTGCTCGTCGGCTTCTGCGTGACACTGCTGGTCCTCGAGATCGTGCAGTGGTGGAAACACGGACACAAGCCCGGTTTCCCGGCCCCCGCGGTCATGCTGCCGGGCCTGAGCATCACGGCGGTGCTGCTGGCCACGGCGTTGTTGTGGCCCCAGGTCCGTCATTCCGGCATCGGCGCGGGCGATGAACAGACCGTCACCGTGGCGGCCGTGCAGGGCAACGTGCCGCGGCTCGGCCTGGACTTCAATTCGCAGCGCCGGGCCGTACTGGACAACCACGTGAAAGAGACGCAGCGGCTGGCCGACGATGTTCGTGCCGGCAAGGCCGCGCAGCCCATGTTCGTGGTGTGGCCCGAGAACGCCTCGGACATCGACCCGCTGACCAATGCGGATGCCGCCGCACAGATCACCGCCGCGGCCGACGCCATCGGAGCCCCGATCCTGGTGGGTTCGGTCACCCAGGCCGACGGCTACACCCGGGACAACCCGGTGGCCAACAACACGGTGATCGTGTGGGATCCCGAGCACGGCCCGGGCGAGCGCCATGACAAGAAGATCGTGCAGCCGTTCGGCGAGTACCTGCCGTGGCGCGGCTTCTTCAAGCATCTGTCGTCGTATGCCGACCGGGCCGGCTACTTCGTGCCGGGAGAGGGCAACGGCGTCGTGCACGCGGCCGGTGTACCGATCGGGGTGACCACGTGCTGGGAAGTGATCTTCGACCGGGCAGCGCGGGAATCGGTGCTCAGTGGCGCCCAGGTGCTGACCGTGCCGACCAACAACGCCACGTTCGACGCGAACATGAGCGCGCAGCAGTTGGCGTTCGGCAAACTACGGGCCGTCGAGCACGACCGCTACGTCGTGGTCGCCGGAACCACCGGCATCAGCGCGGTGATCGCCCCGGACGGACGGGAGCTGGCGCGCACCGAGTTCTTCGAGCCCGCCTACCTGGACAGCCAGGTCAGGCTGAAAACCGAGCTGACCCCCGCAACCGAGTGGGGCCCGGCGCTGCAAGTGGTGCTGGTCACCCTCGGTCTCGGGGCCATTGTTGCGGCGTTGTCCATGTCGATACTGCACAATGGAGGGTTCGTGCAAAGAATGTTGAGGCGTCGCACCGGCGAAGGCCCGCGACGATGA
- a CDS encoding amidohydrolase yields MTTLLINGRIHSPSNPDATAFAVRDGVVAWLGSDDVGRSQFPDAEIVDLDGGFVAPAFVDSHVHLTATGLNLHGLDLRGAASLQHCLQLVGDYARRNPDGPVWGHGWDESGWPERTGPSTADLDAVLGDRPAYLARIDVHSAAATTTLRTLVPALADATGFDPQRPLTADAHHLVRAAAREQLTPQQRHDARLAALDHAAGMGIAAVHECAGPQIGGLRDWQELRALEHGVEIVGYWGEPAADAEQARHLIAETGARGLAGDLFVDGALGSRTAWLHAPYHDAPETCGNAYLDAEAITTHVQACTEAGIPAGFHVIGDAAVAAVVDGFATVVQRLGTPAVARCGHRLEHLEMVDPQQAAQLGAWGVVASMQPGFDALWGGKAGMYAQRLGVDRVHQLNPFALLASEGVPLAFGSDSPVTSMNPWQSVRAAVSHRTAGSAISARAAFAAATRGGWRAGGVRDGVTGTLTPGAAASYAVWDVELLEVSAPANAVQRWSTDPRSRVPALPRLAADAELPRCRRTVHRGVVIHGH; encoded by the coding sequence TTGACCACTCTCCTGATCAACGGGCGCATCCACAGCCCCAGCAATCCCGACGCGACCGCATTCGCCGTGCGCGACGGCGTAGTGGCATGGCTGGGTAGTGACGACGTCGGCCGGTCCCAGTTTCCCGACGCCGAGATCGTCGACCTCGACGGTGGCTTCGTCGCGCCCGCGTTCGTCGACAGCCACGTCCATCTCACCGCCACCGGATTGAACCTGCACGGCCTGGACCTGCGCGGTGCCGCCTCGCTGCAGCACTGTCTGCAACTGGTGGGCGACTACGCGCGCCGGAACCCCGACGGGCCGGTGTGGGGACACGGCTGGGATGAGTCGGGCTGGCCCGAGCGCACCGGCCCGAGCACCGCGGATCTCGACGCGGTACTGGGGGACCGCCCCGCCTATCTCGCGCGGATCGACGTTCATTCGGCCGCGGCGACCACCACCCTGCGCACGCTGGTGCCCGCCCTGGCCGACGCGACCGGGTTCGATCCGCAGCGTCCGCTCACCGCCGACGCGCATCACCTGGTACGCGCCGCTGCCCGCGAACAGTTGACCCCGCAGCAGCGGCATGACGCCCGGCTCGCGGCGCTCGACCACGCGGCCGGAATGGGCATCGCCGCGGTCCATGAGTGCGCGGGCCCGCAGATCGGCGGTCTGCGCGACTGGCAGGAGCTGCGTGCTCTGGAACACGGCGTGGAGATCGTCGGGTACTGGGGTGAGCCGGCCGCCGACGCCGAGCAGGCCCGGCACCTGATCGCCGAGACCGGTGCCCGTGGGCTGGCCGGGGACCTGTTCGTCGACGGAGCCCTCGGTTCGCGCACCGCGTGGCTCCACGCGCCGTACCACGACGCACCAGAGACCTGTGGCAACGCCTATCTGGACGCCGAGGCCATCACCACGCATGTGCAGGCGTGCACCGAGGCCGGCATCCCGGCCGGGTTCCACGTGATCGGCGATGCAGCCGTCGCGGCCGTCGTGGACGGTTTCGCGACCGTCGTGCAGCGTCTGGGCACGCCGGCCGTCGCTCGCTGTGGTCACCGCCTGGAACACCTGGAGATGGTCGACCCCCAGCAGGCCGCCCAGCTGGGGGCCTGGGGCGTCGTGGCTAGCATGCAGCCCGGCTTCGACGCCCTTTGGGGCGGCAAGGCCGGCATGTATGCCCAGCGTCTCGGGGTTGATCGAGTTCACCAGCTCAATCCGTTCGCGCTGTTAGCATCCGAAGGCGTGCCCCTCGCGTTCGGCTCCGACAGCCCGGTCACCAGCATGAACCCCTGGCAGAGCGTGCGCGCGGCGGTCTCGCATCGGACAGCCGGCAGCGCCATCTCGGCCCGCGCCGCGTTCGCTGCGGCGACCCGCGGCGGCTGGCGGGCCGGCGGGGTGCGTGACGGCGTCACCGGCACCCTCACGCCCGGAGCGGCCGCCAGTTACGCGGTGTGGGACGTCGAACTCCTGGAAGTCAGCGCACCCGCCAATGCGGTGCAGCGCTGGTCGACCGATCCGCGCTCGCGGGTGCCCGCACTTCCGCGGCTGGCCGCCGACGCCGAGCTGCCGCGCTGCCGTCGAACCGTCCACCGGGGTGTCGTCATCCATGGCCACTGA
- a CDS encoding FxsA family protein, giving the protein MAKRLFLIYVVLEMAVLVALTATIGFGWTVLVLAATFVLGLALAGSQLNRQIRRLRTGLSDPHGALSDSVLVALGTVLVVIPGLASSVVGALMLLPPTRAAARPVLTGLVARRVPLIVSVPAGFGRPAGTAGYRHGAGDYIDGEVIDVTDFNEKTEVDPYRLPPKA; this is encoded by the coding sequence ATGGCTAAGCGGCTGTTCCTGATCTACGTCGTGCTCGAGATGGCCGTCCTCGTCGCGCTGACGGCGACGATCGGTTTCGGGTGGACGGTCCTCGTGCTCGCGGCGACGTTCGTCCTCGGGCTGGCCCTGGCGGGTTCCCAGCTCAACCGGCAGATCCGCCGGCTGCGCACCGGCCTGTCGGATCCCCACGGCGCGTTGTCCGACAGCGTGCTCGTGGCACTCGGCACTGTGCTGGTGGTGATTCCCGGCCTGGCCAGTTCGGTTGTCGGCGCGCTGATGCTGTTGCCGCCGACGCGGGCTGCGGCCCGCCCCGTCCTCACCGGCCTGGTAGCCCGGCGGGTTCCGCTCATCGTCTCGGTGCCCGCCGGTTTCGGCCGGCCGGCCGGTACCGCCGGTTATCGCCACGGAGCGGGCGACTACATTGACGGCGAAGTCATCGACGTCACCGACTTCAACGAGAAGACCGAAGTCGATCCATACCGCCTGCCTCCCAAGGCCTAA
- a CDS encoding PPOX class F420-dependent oxidoreductase, which translates to MALTFADVAKADYVLLTTFTKDGRPKPTAIWAAPSPDGLVAITQEKSWKVKRIRNTPRVTVAVCDVRGNPKSEAVEALAEILPKSANGSTYTAIGKRYGLLGKTFNVFSKLRGGMQNNVSILLKPVS; encoded by the coding sequence ATGGCTCTCACCTTCGCCGATGTCGCCAAGGCCGATTACGTTCTGCTGACCACGTTCACCAAGGACGGCAGGCCCAAGCCGACCGCGATCTGGGCCGCTCCGTCCCCTGACGGGTTGGTGGCGATCACCCAGGAGAAGTCCTGGAAGGTCAAGCGGATCCGTAACACCCCGCGGGTCACCGTCGCGGTGTGTGACGTACGCGGCAATCCCAAGAGCGAGGCCGTCGAGGCACTTGCCGAGATCCTGCCGAAATCCGCCAACGGCTCGACCTACACCGCGATCGGCAAGCGATACGGCCTGCTCGGCAAGACATTCAACGTCTTCTCCAAGCTGCGCGGTGGCATGCAGAACAATGTTTCGATCCTGCTCAAACCGGTGAGCTGA